In Uloborus diversus isolate 005 unplaced genomic scaffold, Udiv.v.3.1 scaffold_973, whole genome shotgun sequence, the following are encoded in one genomic region:
- the LOC129234073 gene encoding dual serine/threonine and tyrosine protein kinase-like — MPQIGREIGRGQYGVVYACDSWAGCSPCAIKSVVPPDERHWNDLAMEFYYTRSIPEHDRIVQIKGSVIDLTYAGGSTPAVLLVMDRLQRDLYSALKMSLPWKCRLQVALDVVQGIRFLHGQGLVHRDIKLKNVLLDKHNRAKITDLGFCKPEAMMSGSVVGTPVHMAPELFSGRYDNSVDVYAFGILFWYICADHVRLPYVYEQCQSKDHLWNSVKKGARPERLPQFDENCWRLMEECWNGDPSKRPLLGEVEPRLMEIIQHYEQNPLLSRVLEQKEVKLFSTSPYVNLEFAPA, encoded by the exons gaATGCCTCAGATTGGTCGTGAGATTGGAAGAGGCCAGTATGGTGTTGTTTATGCTTGTGATTCATGGGCAGGTTGTTCTCCTTGTGCAATTAAATCAGTTGTTCCTCCAGATGAAAGACATTGGAATGATCTTGCTATGGAATTTTACTACACTCG GAGCATCCCAGAACATGATCGCATTGTACAAATCAAAGGTTCTGTAATTGATCTCACTTATGCTGGAGGTAGTACGCCAGCTGTTCTGCTGGTGATGGACAGACTACAGAGGGATCTCTACTCAGCACTGAAGATGAGTTTGCCTTGGAAATGCAGGTTACAG GTTGCTTTGGATGTTGTGCAAGGTATACGTTTTCTGCATGGTCAAGGTTTAGTGCATAGAGACATcaaactgaaaaatgttttg TTGGACAAGCATAATCGTGCCAAAATCACTGATCTTGGGTTTTGCAAACCTGAAGCAATGATGTCTGGTAGTGTAGTTGGAACGCCTGTACACATGGCTCCAGAGCTTTTCAGTGGACGCTATGATAACAGCGTGGATGTATATGCATTTGGAATTCTCTTTTGGTACATATGTGCTGACCATGTCAGATTGCCTTACGTTTATGAGCAGTGCCAGAGTAAAGACCACCTTTGGAACTCTGTTAAAAAGG GGGCAAGGCCGGAACGTTTACCTCAATTTGATGAAAACTGTTGGCGATTGATGGAGGAATGTTGGAATGGTGATCCTTCAAAACGACCCCTCTTGGGCGAGGTCGAGCCTCGACTGATGGAGATCATACAGCATTATGAGCAGAATCCCCTTCTCA GCAGAGTCTTGGAACAGAAAGAAGTGAAACTCTTTTCAACCAGTCCTTATGTCAATTTGGAATTTGCACCTGCGTGA